TGGTCATAGACTTTTAGCTCTAGAGGTTGAAACAGCCCAAGATGGCGAATACCCAGAACCAGGCCTGCGATCGCAGCCGTAGATGTGGCTACAACGACCAGCCCAAACCAATCTAGTTTGGATAGCTGACGAGTCAGTTTATTAGACTGCAACTGACGAAAAAATGTTAAATTCACGAAGCCTCTGTGTATTCAGCTAACTGGTAGAGGAGATATGTGTGATTTTGACGATGCCAAAACCATAATCATTCTCTACCCACTCAGGGTTATGCCCTCCGGAGCACTCCGACTCCAAGTCGACTCAGGCAGCACCTATCCTTAATTTCCATACTAGCCGATAACGAGGGGGTGTCACCCCTCAGTCTGATGCTCAACGAGTTTTTGTAGGCAACACCCGCTCATGCCACTGCTGAAACCCAGACGAATCAAGCTGTGACCAAATCCATAGACCAGTTAGACCAAACCCTAGCAAAAATGCAACTATGCCTACTAACACAACTAGTCCTTGACGACTTATAGATTTTGGTCGTTTTTGAGAGACTGTACTTGCAGAGGAATCATCGTCTAAGAGAGCTTGGGATGCTTCTGTTAACGATACAGTAGGTACAGGCTGCGGTTGTTGCTCAGGACAGAAAAGTTGTAACTCACGACGGGAGGGACGCAACCGAAACACTATGAGAATAACAGAGACGTTATCGTGACCATTGCGTTGATTTGCCAGGTCAATTAACGATTGAACCGCTGTTTCTAGGGGCATTGTCCCTTTAAGAATTGGCCCTGCGTAGTCTTGCCAACAGGTTTCAACCCAATTGTTATCACTAAGACCATCGGAACATAACAAGAGAATGCCATCTTCTTCTACGATGTAGCGCTGAATCGTGGGTCGCAGGGAGTTGGCTTCACGTGTACCCACTGCCTGAGTCAGAATACCACCATCGCTGCGTCTGAGGGACTCATGGCGCAAACTGTAACCAACTCGGACATCACGGGCGGCAATATCGTCGTCGATCGTCAACTGATGACAATAATCCAAAGTCAACCAGTAGGCACGACTATCTCCTACATTGCACAGATAGAGTTCATGGGTGTTGAGCAGTTGTCCATCGACACCAGGGAGCATTGGTGGTGGCTGTACTGCCATCACTAAGGTAGTGCCCATGCGCTGACGCAGTTCTCGCCCTTGCTGATCATTTTGAGCAGCGATTTGATTATTCACAATCCGCACACAAGCATCTAACCGCCGATAGAACACATCTGGTGGCTGGATCTCAACTTGTTTAGTGACTTCTGACAGCAATGCTTGCACTAGCAACTTAATTGTCTGAACAGCCTGTTGACTAGCAACTTCACCACCCTCATGGCCACCCACACCATCACAGACAACGGCAAGATGACGCAGCAGTGGATCATTTCCATTAGACTGGATGTCTTGGAGAGTAGGATAGCAACTGTCTTCGTTATGGTTACGCTGGGGGCCTGGGTCTGATAGTCCTGCTAGCTCTACAAACAGTGGTAGCTGGGCAGCTTCTTCAATCAAGAGTTTATTGAGGTGCAGTCGCACATCTTCCAAGGAGACATCAGGCTGTTGCAAATCGTAACAAATTTTTGCAAGGCGCAATCGGATCGAGTCATGGGCTGTAGTACACCACCCCGACCACAGGCATCCCAAGTGTTGGAGGGTTGCTGGTTGCACATTTTCCGCAGGGGCAGTAACAGTGCTCAGAAGTTCTCGGAGTCGAATACGCCATCCCTCAACCCGCAAATTTTCTGGCTGTAGGAGACTAGCAGCTACACCTTGGGCTGCCAGCGGAGTCCACAAGTCAAGTATCTGCCATAGCCAATAGATTTGGCGCACGGGTGGCACTATCCCCCAGCGATCGAGAATTGCAGGCTGTAACTGCCCATTAGGCATGATAGGGCTATTGTCTAACAGCAAAATCTCAGCCTCTTCTGTGCCGTAGGGGTGCACGTAAATGCTGTAAACCTCTGGGATATGCAAGCGATAGCTGTAGAGCCGAGCATAGGGAAGTACAGTGTCAGGCAGCGCATCTGGCGACAGTGGTGGTGTGTCAGGGTTCATATCCTGCCAGATATGAGGAGCCGTTACCTGGTAGCGATCGTCTACCAGTGTCCCCACAGGGATAGTGGCAGCAATCTCGCCTGTTGCCCACAGATAACGTGTTGTTGGCAGCGTTGAACTGGTCATGAATTCCAAACCATCCTGATTCCGAAACACTCTGAAGCACTCTATTGTATCGATAGGTTAATGTATCGATTGGTTAATGCACGTAACGTTAAATCTCCTGATGCACAGCATCAAGTTATAACTGTAGAGTAAAGGCCGCCCGACTAATGGCTTTATCAAACGTAACATGTGGATGAATCCCACTTTATTCTGGGTATTAGTAGGTGCAGTGTTGTGTACCCTGGAAGTCTTTGTACCGACTGCTTTTGCTGAGGTAGCTCTAGGGGTTAGTGCATTTCTTGTAGCGTTAATCTCTTTGGTTTTACCACAGTTTGGACTGCAAGTGGCGCTGTGGATGATTGTTTCAATTGTGTTTGTTATACTGGCGCGCCATTTTATCAAGCCATCCCGTCGTCCTCAGCAGAGTTTAGATGCAATCGAAGCCACAACCTTGACCGAAATATTACCGGGAAAGGGAGGGCGAGTTCTGTACGAAGGAAATTCTTGGCAAGCACTGTGTGAGGATGAGACGATGACGATCGCCTCAGACCAGCCCGTGTATGTTACAGGCCGACGGGGCACAACACTACTGGTGATGCCCATGAAAGTGATAAAAGATAGTGGCTAGCATGGGGCTAACTCCGTGTGGGGAACGGATTGTAATGGTGCCCAGATTGGGTTTACCTAGCATGGGTTGAGAGTAGCGCTAACAAC
This genomic stretch from Cyanobacteriota bacterium harbors:
- a CDS encoding NfeD family protein, with the protein product MWMNPTLFWVLVGAVLCTLEVFVPTAFAEVALGVSAFLVALISLVLPQFGLQVALWMIVSIVFVILARHFIKPSRRPQQSLDAIEATTLTEILPGKGGRVLYEGNSWQALCEDETMTIASDQPVYVTGRRGTTLLVMPMKVIKDSG
- a CDS encoding protein phosphatase 2C domain-containing protein, translated to MTSSTLPTTRYLWATGEIAATIPVGTLVDDRYQVTAPHIWQDMNPDTPPLSPDALPDTVLPYARLYSYRLHIPEVYSIYVHPYGTEEAEILLLDNSPIMPNGQLQPAILDRWGIVPPVRQIYWLWQILDLWTPLAAQGVAASLLQPENLRVEGWRIRLRELLSTVTAPAENVQPATLQHLGCLWSGWCTTAHDSIRLRLAKICYDLQQPDVSLEDVRLHLNKLLIEEAAQLPLFVELAGLSDPGPQRNHNEDSCYPTLQDIQSNGNDPLLRHLAVVCDGVGGHEGGEVASQQAVQTIKLLVQALLSEVTKQVEIQPPDVFYRRLDACVRIVNNQIAAQNDQQGRELRQRMGTTLVMAVQPPPMLPGVDGQLLNTHELYLCNVGDSRAYWLTLDYCHQLTIDDDIAARDVRVGYSLRHESLRRSDGGILTQAVGTREANSLRPTIQRYIVEEDGILLLCSDGLSDNNWVETCWQDYAGPILKGTMPLETAVQSLIDLANQRNGHDNVSVILIVFRLRPSRRELQLFCPEQQPQPVPTVSLTEASQALLDDDSSASTVSQKRPKSISRQGLVVLVGIVAFLLGFGLTGLWIWSQLDSSGFQQWHERVLPTKTR